One window of the Novipirellula caenicola genome contains the following:
- a CDS encoding DNA topoisomerase (ATP-hydrolyzing), whose translation MAKRQKRNSSTGSSRKGSSKNNGESNGSLFDAVDDELLTSIPLRQAAQSRYLNYSLSVITSRALPDVRDGLKPVQRRILYTMNQQGLNATAKHRKCAKVVGDVMGNYHPHGDSSIYEALVRMAQAFSLRMPLIDGSGNFGSVDGDNAAAMRYTECRMTPIANEVLADLATRTVAFKPNYDGSREEPVVLPSRVPNLLVNGATGIAVGMATNIPPHNLKEVCQALLKLLRDPEIKDYQLVANDAVQGPDFPTGGEITNTKEELREIYSTGQGTIKLRGTAELNTKTKGSPVLQITSIPFGVNKSALVERINEIIYSGKLPLVIEARDLSTDEIRVDLMLKKGADENKVLAYLYRHTDFQKNFNVNMTCLVPTENPEVGAPNRLGLKEVLWHFLHFRLEVLTKRLENELNALLRRIHILEGYALIFDALDEIIQIIRKSEGKADAAMKIMKRFPADKGGLDEEQTDAILELKLYRLARLEINMIVDELKDKRKRANEIKKLLNEDSKDNYQSGRWKIVRTEIESLIDAYNKDPFARRQSKINTVAEELEYAAEDFIVAEDCHIMVTKDGWVKRQKQIADPSKSRLRQGDEVLTCVSGNTVSSIGFFSSLGVCYTTRMIDIPASTGFGEPIQKLFKLKDGEHIIAAMSFDPRVIGDIQEDPKQPDLCPHTHAFAASSNGFALRFGLAGFAEPSTRSGRRFARVAPGASIIDVVPIHGSEVILAVSENCRAMVCAAEEVNYLSGAGKGVTLIRLTSDDRLLGFKASTGDRDLMTVQTNRGAKKTISTAKYRVTSRGGRGTEIQKNGKIAEIVTPPPAAPETFDEN comes from the coding sequence GTGGCCAAACGGCAAAAACGAAACTCATCAACGGGATCCAGCCGAAAAGGCTCTTCGAAAAACAACGGCGAAAGCAACGGATCTTTGTTTGACGCGGTCGATGACGAATTGCTGACGTCGATCCCGCTACGGCAAGCCGCTCAATCACGATATCTCAACTATTCGTTGTCGGTAATCACGAGCCGGGCATTGCCGGACGTGCGTGACGGGCTGAAACCGGTCCAGCGGCGAATCCTGTACACGATGAACCAACAAGGTCTCAACGCGACTGCGAAGCACCGAAAATGTGCCAAGGTCGTCGGGGACGTGATGGGTAACTACCACCCCCACGGTGACAGTTCGATCTATGAAGCCTTGGTGCGGATGGCTCAAGCGTTCTCGCTTCGCATGCCGCTGATCGACGGCAGCGGTAATTTCGGTAGCGTCGACGGCGACAACGCGGCGGCGATGCGGTACACCGAGTGCCGGATGACGCCGATCGCCAACGAGGTCCTGGCCGACTTGGCCACCCGCACGGTTGCGTTCAAACCCAACTACGACGGCAGCCGTGAAGAACCGGTTGTCTTGCCCAGCCGCGTACCGAACTTGTTGGTCAACGGCGCCACGGGAATCGCCGTCGGGATGGCCACTAACATTCCGCCCCACAATTTGAAAGAGGTTTGCCAGGCGCTGCTGAAACTGCTTCGCGACCCCGAGATCAAAGACTACCAATTGGTCGCCAACGATGCGGTCCAAGGCCCTGATTTCCCCACCGGCGGCGAGATCACCAATACCAAAGAAGAACTCCGCGAGATCTACAGCACCGGTCAAGGCACGATCAAGCTGCGTGGCACCGCCGAACTGAATACAAAAACCAAAGGCAGCCCGGTCCTGCAGATCACCTCGATTCCGTTCGGGGTGAACAAGTCGGCATTGGTCGAGCGAATCAACGAGATCATCTACTCGGGCAAGTTGCCGTTGGTGATCGAAGCACGCGATTTGTCGACCGACGAAATTCGCGTCGACTTGATGCTGAAAAAGGGGGCCGACGAAAACAAGGTCCTCGCCTACCTGTACCGGCACACTGATTTTCAAAAGAACTTTAACGTCAACATGACGTGTTTGGTGCCCACTGAAAATCCAGAGGTGGGTGCTCCGAATCGCTTGGGGCTAAAGGAGGTGCTTTGGCACTTCTTGCACTTCCGATTGGAAGTGTTGACCAAACGGCTCGAAAACGAACTCAACGCGCTACTGCGACGGATCCATATTCTCGAAGGCTACGCGCTGATCTTCGATGCGTTGGATGAAATCATTCAAATCATCCGAAAATCCGAAGGCAAAGCCGACGCGGCGATGAAGATCATGAAGCGGTTCCCGGCGGACAAAGGGGGACTCGACGAAGAGCAAACCGACGCGATCTTGGAATTGAAACTGTATCGCTTGGCACGACTTGAAATCAACATGATCGTGGACGAGTTGAAGGACAAGCGAAAACGAGCCAACGAGATCAAGAAACTGTTGAACGAAGATTCGAAAGACAATTACCAATCGGGGCGTTGGAAAATCGTACGCACCGAAATCGAATCGTTGATCGACGCCTACAACAAAGATCCGTTTGCTCGGCGACAATCCAAGATCAATACCGTAGCCGAGGAACTCGAGTACGCAGCCGAAGACTTTATCGTCGCCGAAGATTGCCACATCATGGTGACCAAAGACGGTTGGGTGAAGCGACAAAAACAGATTGCCGATCCGAGCAAGAGTCGACTGCGTCAAGGCGACGAAGTGCTGACTTGCGTTTCGGGTAACACCGTTTCGTCGATCGGATTCTTCTCGTCGCTGGGGGTTTGCTACACCACTCGCATGATCGACATCCCTGCATCGACTGGGTTTGGCGAACCGATCCAAAAGTTATTCAAACTGAAGGATGGCGAACACATCATCGCGGCGATGTCGTTCGACCCACGCGTGATCGGCGACATCCAAGAGGATCCGAAACAACCCGATTTGTGCCCGCACACCCACGCGTTCGCGGCAAGTTCCAATGGATTCGCGCTCCGCTTTGGCTTGGCCGGTTTTGCCGAACCGTCCACACGAAGCGGTCGCCGGTTTGCTCGCGTGGCCCCCGGCGCGTCCATCATAGACGTCGTGCCCATCCACGGCAGCGAAGTGATCCTTGCCGTTTCAGAAAACTGTCGAGCGATGGTCTGTGCTGCCGAAGAAGTCAATTACTTGTCCGGTGCGGGCAAGGGAGTCACGTTGATCCGCTTGACCAGCGACGACCGATTGCTCGGTTTCAAAGCTTCGACCGGTGACCGAGATTTGATGACGGTTCAAACAAATCGAGGAGCGAAGAAGACGATCTCGACCGCCAAGTACCGCGTGACTTCGCGTGGCGGCCGCGGCACCGAAATTCAGAAGAACGGCAAGATTGCCGAGATCGTGACTCCTCCACCCGCTGCACCTGAAACGTTCGACGAAAACTGA
- a CDS encoding protein kinase domain-containing protein gives MPDTPSSNLFPSADEPPTCDGDGQSSGDFSELDLSGSALFADSGTGAAAVGEDQVEPMPEQLGDYILKEKLGSGGMGQVFLAEHVRMQRTVALKMLPGQLMKDPQAVERFYEEIRAASRVLHPNIVAAFDAGEDHGIHYLAMEYVDGMTLTNTVATRGPLSVGEAASIIRQSSMGLLHAHRAGIVHRDVKPGNIMRSKDGTVKVLDLGLARISTAGLTTRQPAVPASQKSQSQASDSSGEDIVNARPSKGRLVGTLSFMSPEQLEDADAADSRSDIYSLGATLYFLLTGQPPFTGEYLEQVYGHRHGEIPDLMQVRRDVDMQFANLFRRMMAKKPHARYTSLDEVIEDLGEYADKTNEPQWLAEFALRQPIGEGSTFVGGSTSAHLANVLAFDLGMFYAAAAEASPQGGVNTLYAGGEKRPLFRMSIGSDANQLFFGDEAMKRRATRSKSLVHCLPMYIGKQVVERPIAGQKCPPEVLLALLLRRLARNAWKFDGAPAAVAITVPSSYDQLHRQSILQSAQMAGLKTVRLIDRSVAAAQSLLLPPVEESARSEETTTSLDTTTDQKILFLGLTGQGTEAAVFHRDASRMKQISTAGHWHTGTLPWMQRLVDMAAAAFEKNYGVDPRRSAKAAHLQIACETAMHALMLMPTTKVTLEIGGVDQTVILVRSEWLQACEDLVDGVRSAIKSACHYASLSRKRIDRIVTLGPLLRLNEIRDEILRGLNEEIVVQVVDRTDVARGAAACLASELPGRGSIAMPPQSVTSQTIGILVEAPQGRRRIMPIVPRGTALPARTNRRLTVGDTQETMTLSLVETSGIKRDNWHSLGRYDFKIDPIAHGQESRYRMIGFEVNTNGMLIVRAQTPGMPGSTRLGTLPKPMLSEEEIASWTRWVDKFD, from the coding sequence GTGCCTGATACGCCCTCATCCAACTTGTTTCCCAGTGCGGACGAACCTCCAACATGCGATGGAGACGGCCAATCGAGCGGCGACTTTTCGGAACTCGATCTTTCTGGCTCGGCTCTTTTTGCTGATTCGGGCACCGGGGCAGCCGCGGTAGGTGAGGACCAAGTCGAGCCGATGCCCGAGCAGCTTGGCGACTACATCCTCAAAGAAAAACTTGGCAGCGGCGGGATGGGGCAAGTGTTTTTGGCGGAACATGTTCGCATGCAGCGGACGGTGGCGCTGAAAATGTTGCCTGGGCAATTGATGAAGGATCCACAGGCCGTCGAGCGTTTCTACGAAGAGATCCGTGCGGCTTCACGTGTCCTGCACCCCAATATCGTCGCGGCGTTTGATGCGGGCGAGGACCACGGGATTCATTACTTGGCCATGGAGTACGTCGATGGGATGACGTTGACCAATACGGTGGCCACTCGCGGCCCCTTGTCGGTCGGCGAAGCGGCATCGATCATCCGTCAATCGTCGATGGGGCTGCTGCACGCTCACCGAGCCGGCATTGTCCACCGTGACGTCAAACCGGGCAACATCATGCGATCCAAGGACGGAACGGTCAAAGTGCTTGACCTCGGACTTGCTCGCATCAGCACTGCGGGGTTGACCACGCGTCAGCCTGCGGTACCCGCGTCGCAAAAGTCGCAATCGCAAGCATCCGACTCGTCCGGCGAGGACATCGTCAACGCGCGTCCGTCAAAAGGGCGTTTGGTCGGTACGTTGTCGTTCATGTCACCCGAGCAGCTCGAGGACGCCGACGCCGCCGATTCTCGAAGCGACATCTATTCACTCGGGGCGACGCTGTATTTCTTGTTGACCGGCCAACCGCCGTTTACAGGTGAATACCTCGAGCAGGTATACGGGCATCGCCACGGCGAAATCCCTGATTTGATGCAGGTCCGACGCGATGTCGACATGCAGTTCGCCAACCTGTTTCGACGCATGATGGCCAAGAAACCTCATGCACGCTACACGTCGCTTGACGAAGTGATCGAAGACCTTGGCGAATACGCCGACAAAACGAATGAACCGCAGTGGTTGGCCGAGTTCGCACTGCGACAACCGATCGGCGAAGGTTCCACGTTCGTCGGTGGCTCGACCTCGGCCCATCTGGCAAACGTGTTGGCGTTCGATCTGGGCATGTTTTACGCAGCCGCGGCCGAGGCCTCGCCTCAGGGCGGCGTCAACACGCTGTATGCCGGAGGCGAAAAACGACCGCTGTTTCGCATGTCGATTGGCAGCGACGCGAACCAATTGTTCTTCGGCGACGAAGCGATGAAGCGGCGTGCGACTCGATCCAAGAGTCTGGTGCACTGTTTGCCGATGTACATTGGGAAACAGGTTGTCGAACGACCGATCGCAGGCCAAAAATGTCCGCCCGAAGTTCTGCTTGCGCTGTTGTTAAGACGACTTGCTCGCAACGCATGGAAGTTTGACGGCGCCCCGGCAGCCGTCGCGATCACGGTCCCCTCGAGCTATGACCAACTGCATCGCCAAAGCATCCTGCAATCAGCTCAGATGGCGGGACTGAAAACGGTGCGTTTGATCGACCGCAGTGTCGCCGCGGCCCAGTCGCTATTGTTGCCACCGGTCGAAGAATCGGCTCGCAGCGAAGAAACGACGACGTCGTTGGATACCACCACGGACCAAAAGATTTTGTTTCTTGGTTTGACAGGGCAAGGCACCGAAGCGGCGGTGTTTCATCGTGATGCGAGCCGCATGAAACAAATCTCGACCGCAGGCCATTGGCATACTGGCACGTTGCCGTGGATGCAGCGTTTGGTCGACATGGCGGCGGCGGCGTTTGAAAAAAATTACGGCGTCGATCCACGCCGATCCGCCAAAGCAGCGCATCTGCAAATCGCTTGTGAAACCGCGATGCACGCGTTGATGTTGATGCCCACGACGAAGGTGACACTCGAAATCGGCGGAGTCGACCAAACGGTGATACTGGTGCGGTCCGAATGGCTACAAGCATGCGAAGATTTGGTCGATGGGGTTCGCAGCGCAATCAAATCCGCGTGCCATTATGCATCGCTGTCGCGAAAACGAATCGATCGAATTGTCACGCTCGGGCCGCTGTTGCGATTGAACGAGATACGCGACGAGATCCTCCGCGGACTCAACGAAGAGATTGTTGTTCAAGTGGTCGATCGCACCGATGTCGCTCGAGGCGCAGCCGCTTGTTTGGCTAGCGAACTGCCCGGCCGCGGCAGCATCGCGATGCCGCCTCAATCGGTTACCAGCCAAACGATTGGGATTCTGGTCGAAGCCCCGCAAGGTCGCCGCCGGATCATGCCGATCGTCCCGCGTGGTACCGCGCTGCCGGCCCGCACCAATCGGCGTTTGACCGTGGGGGACACCCAGGAAACGATGACGCTCTCGCTGGTGGAAACCTCGGGAATCAAACGCGACAACTGGCATTCCTTGGGACGCTATGATTTCAAGATCGACCCGATCGCGCATGGCCAAGAAAGCCGGTATCGGATGATTGGATTCGAGGTCAACACCAACGGCATGCTGATCGTCCGCGCCCAAACCCCGGGGATGCCCGGCAGCACGCGACTTGGCACGCTGCCCAAACCGATGCTTAGCGAGGAAGAGATCGCATCGTGGACCCGCTGGGTCGACAAATTCGATTGA
- the hemC gene encoding hydroxymethylbilane synthase, giving the protein MRIATRESPLAMWQAEHVASLLQAAGYATKLVPMVSGGDTDMRPIDSGRQVGVFTKRIQQAVLDDEADIAVHSLKDLPTEVDPNLVLAAVPPREVVEDCLVSQSQWTIATLPDGAKIGTGSRRRAAQLRYHRPDLDVQPIRGNVQTRLEKLRVGEYDAIMLASAGLTRLKMDDVTRVELPLDQMLPAPGQGALAIEVHRDAEAVQKMVSVLNHIPARAAVTAERTLLAALNGGCLAPIAAYAQINDGILSLDAVVLSTDGTKRLDESRSIAFDPSQWESCAKTLADQASESLASRGARELIHDTRS; this is encoded by the coding sequence TTGCGGATCGCGACTCGCGAGAGCCCGTTGGCGATGTGGCAAGCCGAGCACGTTGCTAGCTTGCTTCAAGCGGCCGGTTACGCGACGAAATTGGTGCCGATGGTCAGCGGCGGGGACACCGACATGCGTCCGATCGATTCTGGCCGCCAGGTCGGCGTGTTCACCAAGCGAATTCAGCAAGCGGTCTTGGATGACGAGGCTGACATTGCGGTCCATTCGTTAAAGGATCTGCCGACCGAAGTCGATCCGAACCTAGTGCTTGCCGCGGTCCCGCCACGCGAAGTGGTCGAGGATTGTTTGGTGTCTCAATCGCAGTGGACGATTGCGACGTTGCCTGACGGAGCCAAGATCGGCACCGGCAGCCGCCGGCGTGCGGCTCAGTTGCGGTACCATCGCCCCGATTTGGATGTGCAACCGATTCGCGGCAACGTGCAAACACGACTCGAAAAACTGCGGGTTGGCGAGTACGACGCGATCATGTTGGCGTCGGCGGGGTTAACGCGATTAAAAATGGACGACGTGACTCGCGTCGAATTGCCGCTCGATCAAATGTTACCCGCACCCGGCCAAGGGGCGCTTGCGATCGAAGTGCATCGCGACGCCGAAGCGGTTCAGAAGATGGTGAGCGTCCTGAACCATATTCCCGCGCGAGCCGCAGTGACGGCCGAACGGACTTTGTTGGCGGCGCTCAACGGTGGCTGTTTGGCTCCCATCGCGGCTTATGCCCAAATCAACGATGGTATACTGTCGCTTGATGCGGTGGTGTTGTCGACCGACGGCACCAAGCGGCTGGACGAAAGCCGGTCGATCGCATTTGATCCATCGCAATGGGAATCGTGCGCAAAAACGCTGGCCGACCAAGCCAGCGAAAGTTTGGCGAGTCGGGGAGCTCGTGAATTGATTCACGACACACGGTCGTAG
- a CDS encoding ABC transporter permease subunit/CPBP intramembrane protease, with amino-acid sequence MNLIKSPKRQNADKLRWSSVWLIYAREMRDQLRDRRTLFTIAVLPVLLYPLVGTLLLQMVQFTQQHSTSVCVIGTDHLADVPPLVGEDRFAESLVPADDPLQVVTYPWDEVNSRRPVAERAQEWVSSGMFDVVVVVPPEFTEPADRLKKDEAAIQLLYNVASDQSMVARERVAKILGTWRSGWINERLTESGIDMLSLELFQLNDIDIAPASTREAALWSKLLPFIMLIWAMTGAFYPAIDLVAGEKERGTLETLLCSPALRSEIVAGKLAAVTTFSMLTAILNAGSMLVTSSFVIGQISFGNAAGAIGAPPVGPMLWLLVALVPLSTLFSALALAVAAMARSSKEGQYYLMPLMMITLPLVMLPMLPGTTLTVGTSLIPVTGMFLMVRALVEGQYGIALWHLPMVAGVTITCLWMAARWALKQFDNESVLFGSNEQWELRQWVRHLWRDRQIAATPSQAVACGAAILVALFFGKLAVTEMPTTFAGIRNLVLMPQLGLILAPTLLMATVLTTSLRKSLRIRMPHWTTLPLGVLLGCTLHPTYVMLSSWISHMYPVSEQAMASMKPFADQIAAAPWGSVVLLMALVPAICEELAFRGFIFGGLERQGGRLRAVVVTAILFGISHGVLQQSIAATVMGLLLGWIALRTGSVLPGILIHFTNNALSVSLQRITESSWGGASIFLQSTEQGPQYQPFWIVISMGIAVTCLLYFGSLRSADEEIEADQIHTDEPIVDPTTSFAGA; translated from the coding sequence ATGAACCTTATCAAAAGCCCAAAACGACAAAACGCCGACAAACTACGCTGGTCCTCGGTGTGGCTGATCTATGCTCGGGAAATGCGAGACCAACTGCGTGACCGCCGCACGCTATTCACGATCGCGGTGTTGCCAGTACTGCTTTACCCGTTGGTCGGAACCTTGTTGCTGCAGATGGTTCAGTTCACGCAGCAGCATTCGACCAGTGTGTGTGTGATCGGCACCGACCATTTGGCTGACGTTCCACCGCTGGTGGGCGAAGACCGTTTCGCGGAATCGTTGGTGCCCGCCGACGACCCGCTGCAAGTGGTGACGTATCCGTGGGACGAAGTAAATTCGCGTCGCCCGGTCGCTGAACGCGCCCAAGAGTGGGTCAGTAGCGGTATGTTTGACGTCGTGGTGGTTGTGCCGCCCGAATTCACCGAGCCCGCAGATCGATTAAAAAAAGACGAAGCGGCAATCCAATTGCTCTACAACGTGGCCTCGGACCAATCGATGGTGGCTCGTGAACGGGTCGCCAAAATCTTGGGAACGTGGCGTTCGGGTTGGATCAACGAGCGGTTGACCGAGTCGGGCATCGATATGCTGTCGCTGGAATTGTTCCAGCTGAACGATATCGATATCGCACCGGCCAGTACTCGCGAAGCGGCATTGTGGAGCAAATTGCTGCCGTTCATCATGCTGATTTGGGCGATGACCGGTGCGTTCTATCCTGCGATCGACTTGGTCGCTGGCGAAAAAGAACGCGGCACGCTGGAAACGTTGCTGTGTAGCCCGGCACTTCGCTCGGAAATCGTCGCCGGCAAATTGGCCGCTGTGACGACCTTTAGCATGCTGACAGCGATCCTAAACGCAGGAAGTATGTTGGTGACCAGTTCGTTTGTGATCGGCCAGATTAGTTTCGGCAACGCTGCCGGCGCGATCGGTGCACCGCCGGTTGGCCCGATGCTGTGGTTGCTGGTCGCCCTGGTTCCACTGTCCACACTGTTCAGTGCACTTGCGTTGGCCGTCGCCGCGATGGCGCGAAGCAGCAAAGAAGGCCAATACTATTTGATGCCGCTGATGATGATCACATTGCCGTTGGTGATGTTGCCGATGTTGCCCGGCACGACGTTGACCGTCGGCACCAGTTTGATTCCCGTCACGGGAATGTTTTTGATGGTGCGTGCGTTGGTCGAAGGCCAATACGGGATCGCGCTGTGGCACTTGCCGATGGTCGCCGGCGTCACGATCACGTGTCTGTGGATGGCAGCCCGCTGGGCACTGAAACAATTTGATAACGAATCGGTGCTGTTTGGCAGCAACGAACAATGGGAACTGCGGCAATGGGTCCGGCACCTGTGGCGTGACCGACAAATTGCGGCCACCCCGAGTCAAGCGGTCGCCTGTGGTGCAGCAATCCTGGTGGCATTGTTCTTCGGCAAACTAGCCGTCACCGAAATGCCAACCACGTTCGCGGGCATCCGCAATTTGGTGCTGATGCCACAGCTCGGTCTGATCCTGGCTCCGACTCTGTTGATGGCAACCGTGCTAACGACTTCGCTGCGAAAGAGTTTACGAATTCGTATGCCTCATTGGACCACGTTGCCGTTAGGGGTACTGCTCGGCTGTACCCTGCATCCGACCTATGTCATGTTGTCGTCGTGGATCAGTCACATGTATCCGGTCAGCGAGCAAGCGATGGCTTCGATGAAGCCGTTTGCTGACCAAATTGCCGCCGCCCCCTGGGGTTCAGTGGTGTTGTTGATGGCGCTCGTCCCGGCGATTTGCGAAGAGCTTGCTTTCCGCGGCTTTATTTTTGGCGGGCTCGAACGCCAAGGGGGACGACTGCGTGCGGTGGTCGTCACCGCCATCCTGTTTGGGATCTCGCACGGCGTTTTACAGCAATCGATCGCTGCCACTGTGATGGGATTGTTGCTGGGTTGGATCGCACTGCGAACCGGGTCGGTGTTGCCTGGCATCTTGATTCACTTTACCAATAATGCGTTGTCGGTTTCGCTACAGCGGATCACCGAAAGCAGTTGGGGTGGTGCATCGATCTTCTTGCAATCGACCGAGCAAGGCCCCCAGTACCAACCGTTTTGGATTGTGATCAGCATGGGGATCGCCGTCACTTGCTTGTTGTACTTTGGATCGCTGCGGAGCGCGGACGAAGAAATCGAGGCGGATCAAATTCACACCGATGAACCGATCGTCGATCCGACGACCAGTTTCGCGGGTGCGTAG
- a CDS encoding ATP-binding cassette domain-containing protein produces the protein MIHVQHLTKTYDDLNRGRFIAVDRVSFTVGAGEIFGLLGPNGAGKTTVLRILSTVLSPTSGIAKVAGYDVVADPAEVRRRIGFVSNNTAMYDRMTAWEMVGYFGRLHGMTRDELRERLESLFTQLRMNDFRDVPGAKMSTGMKQKVSIARALVHNPPVLVFDEATLGLDVMVARNLLAIVRDLRDSGKCLIFSTHIMSEVEKLCDRIAIMHQGRILDSGTLENLRQRHGQEDFEEVFFDLLSRHEQGDADVQGLAISGAFA, from the coding sequence ATGATTCACGTACAACATCTAACCAAGACCTACGACGATCTGAATCGTGGTCGGTTTATCGCCGTCGACCGTGTCTCGTTCACGGTCGGGGCAGGCGAAATCTTTGGGCTGCTGGGGCCCAACGGCGCGGGCAAAACCACCGTGCTTCGCATCTTGAGCACGGTACTGAGCCCGACTTCGGGGATCGCCAAAGTCGCCGGTTACGACGTCGTGGCGGATCCAGCCGAAGTGCGTCGCCGAATCGGATTCGTCAGCAACAATACCGCGATGTACGATCGCATGACTGCGTGGGAAATGGTCGGCTACTTCGGTCGCTTGCACGGCATGACTCGCGACGAGCTTCGCGAACGCCTCGAATCGTTGTTCACTCAATTGCGAATGAACGATTTTCGCGATGTCCCGGGCGCAAAGATGTCGACCGGAATGAAACAAAAAGTCTCGATCGCCCGCGCCTTGGTTCACAACCCTCCGGTGCTGGTGTTTGACGAAGCCACACTGGGACTCGATGTGATGGTGGCTCGCAACCTGTTGGCGATCGTGCGGGATCTGCGTGACAGCGGCAAATGCTTGATCTTCTCGACTCACATTATGAGCGAGGTCGAAAAATTGTGTGACCGGATTGCGATCATGCACCAAGGCCGAATCCTAGACAGCGGCACGCTAGAAAACCTTCGCCAGCGACATGGCCAAGAAGACTTTGAAGAGGTCTTCTTTGACCTGCTTAGCCGACACGAACAAGGGGACGCGGACGTGCAAGGACTCGCTATCTCAGGAGCATTCGCATGA
- a CDS encoding homoserine dehydrogenase produces the protein MEKTNIAIVGLGTVGTGVAKLLLDHGDRTSRHAGRTLWLKKAVVRDLAKHRDVDLPAGVATDSLEDVINDPEISVVAQLIGGLEPARSIMLRLLESGKDIVTANKALLAEHGPELFTRARELGRSIAFEASVAGGIPIIANVSQCLSANQIRSLEGILNGTSNFIVTQMDEKGAPYDVVVRKAQELGYAEADPTMDVDGTDAAQKLAILAHLAFGATVDWSDIPRMGIDGLDPDDLRYSRQLGYRIKLLALANLADDGLELSVAPTLVRIGTPLAEVRDAFNAIRVVGDAVGPVFYHGLGAGQMPTASAVVADLIDTAVGRTRLTFQTLEYFSIDNPPRAKLRDADTLVGRNYFRLSVANHPGTLASITSVLAKHKISIASVMQHEGENGSTHLDPVPLVIMTHEATEGAARAATQEIESLDSITGPVVRLRVKD, from the coding sequence ATGGAAAAAACAAACATTGCCATTGTTGGCCTGGGAACCGTTGGCACGGGTGTCGCGAAACTGTTACTTGATCATGGCGATCGCACGTCGCGCCATGCTGGCCGCACCTTGTGGCTGAAGAAGGCGGTCGTTCGCGATCTAGCCAAACATCGTGACGTTGATCTACCGGCGGGGGTCGCGACCGATTCGCTTGAAGACGTGATCAATGATCCTGAGATCTCGGTCGTCGCTCAATTGATCGGCGGCTTGGAACCGGCGCGTTCGATCATGTTGCGACTGCTCGAATCCGGCAAAGACATCGTCACGGCGAACAAGGCGCTGTTGGCCGAACATGGCCCCGAATTGTTCACCCGGGCTCGTGAACTTGGCCGTAGCATCGCGTTTGAGGCGTCGGTCGCCGGTGGGATCCCGATCATCGCCAACGTCAGCCAATGCTTGTCGGCAAACCAGATTCGATCACTCGAAGGCATTCTCAACGGTACCAGCAACTTCATCGTCACACAGATGGACGAGAAAGGGGCGCCCTACGACGTCGTCGTTCGCAAGGCCCAAGAACTAGGTTACGCCGAAGCCGACCCGACGATGGACGTGGACGGCACAGACGCGGCCCAGAAATTAGCGATCCTGGCGCATTTGGCGTTCGGAGCGACCGTCGATTGGTCTGACATCCCGCGCATGGGGATCGACGGGCTGGATCCCGATGATTTGCGATACAGCCGCCAACTCGGTTATCGCATCAAGTTATTGGCCTTGGCCAATTTGGCGGACGATGGACTCGAGCTTTCGGTGGCGCCAACGTTGGTCCGCATCGGGACTCCGCTGGCCGAAGTTCGCGACGCGTTTAATGCCATCCGTGTCGTCGGCGATGCCGTCGGACCGGTGTTTTACCATGGATTGGGTGCTGGCCAGATGCCGACCGCCTCGGCCGTGGTCGCCGATCTGATCGATACCGCCGTCGGACGGACTCGATTGACGTTCCAAACGCTCGAGTATTTTTCGATCGATAATCCTCCGCGTGCGAAACTTCGCGATGCCGATACGTTGGTGGGACGGAATTATTTCCGACTCAGCGTAGCGAATCATCCCGGAACGCTGGCGTCGATCACTTCGGTGTTGGCCAAGCACAAGATCTCGATCGCCTCGGTGATGCAGCACGAGGGCGAAAACGGATCGACGCACCTCGATCCGGTCCCGTTGGTCATCATGACGCACGAAGCGACCGAGGGTGCCGCTCGAGCCGCGACGCAGGAAATCGAATCGCTCGATTCGATCACAGGTCCGGTTGTACGGCTTAGAGTGAAGGATTAA